Within Planktothrix serta PCC 8927, the genomic segment TTACACCTAAAAGTTCTTCAGAAAAAACTACAAACTCAAAATGAAGCATTGCAACAAACGGTCGCTTCTTTGCAAACGGTTACTACAAATTTAGAGCAATCCCAGGCAGAACTTCAAGCCTTATTTAGGGCGATGACGGAATCCATTTTAGTCTTTGATGCTGAAGGGCATTATCTAAAAATTGCTACCCCCAATACTAAGTTATTATATAAACCATATCAACAAAGACTTGGCAAAAAACTCCATGAAATTTTACCTAAAAAACCAGCCGATATTTTGTTGTCAGCTATTCAAAAAGCACTAGAAACTCAATCCCAAATTGAAGTAGAATATCGTTTAATTCTTAATTATAAGAAAACCGATTTATGTGCGAATCTTTCCCCCATTTCTTCTACCTCAGTCCTTTGTGTGATCCGAGATATTAGCGATCGCAAACGTCGAGAAGAAGCCCTAAAATTAATTGTGGAAGGAACTGCTGCTAAAACAGGTCATGAATTCTTTCGCTCCTGTGTTCGAGGCTTGGCTGAAATTTTAGGCGTTCGTTATACTTTTGTGACTGAATGTGCCACCCCCGAAAAAACGAGAGCTCGTACCCTAGCATTTTGGCTTCAGAATAACTTTATTGATAATATCGAGTATGATTTAAAAGGAACACCTTGTTATGAAGTGATTGAAAATAAGGAATATTCTTGTTATTCTGATGATATTATTAATTGGTTTCCCGAAAATCAAGATTTAGTCGAGTTAAAAGCCCGCAGTTATGCCGGAATTCCCTTAATAGATTCAACAGGAAATGTGATTGGTCATCTTGCTGTTTTAGATACAAATCCGATGCAAGATGACCAAACTAGAGAACTGGTTTTAAGAATTTTTGCAGCCAGAGCCGGAGCCGAATTAGAGCGCCAAATCACTGATAGAGCCTTGCAAGAAAGCCAGGAACGCTCAGAACGATTATTACTCAATATTTTGCCCTCAACCATTGCTGAACGCTTAAAACAGGATACCCGTGCTATTGCCGAACAATTTGAGGAAGTCACGATTTTATTTGCTGATATTGTCGGTTTTACTTCCTTATCTACTCGTGTTAAACCTGATGAATTAGTGAATATATTAAATGAGATTTTTTCGGCTTTTGATGAACTCACAGAAAAGCATGGTTTAGAAAAAATTAAAACCATTGGAGATGCTTATATGGCAGTTGGTGGATTACCCCTTCCTAACATAAATCATGCTGAATCTGTTGCTCAAATGGCATTAGATATGCAGGGAGCGATCGCTCATTTTGAAGCGAAATATAATGAACCTTTACAAATGCGAATTGGCATCAATACAGGGTCAGTAGTTGCTGGAGTGATTGGCATGAAAAAGTTTATTTATGATTTGTGGGGGGATGCTGTTAATGTTGCTTCTCGCATGGAATCATCGGGTTTACCGGGTAAAATTCAAGTCACGGAAGCCACTTATGAACGATTAAAAAATCACTATATTTTTGAGCAACGGGGACAAGTAGAAGTCAAAGGAAAAGGAGAAATGACTACCTATTGGTTACTTCAAAGGCCACCAGGAAACTTTATCACGGGTCGCACTATAAGTTGATTTGAGTTCTTCCGGGTCAAGGACTCGAATAATATCTTCTGAGGTATCATTAGATTTTGCTACTTCAATTAATTTAACTTTTTGCATTCCCTTGAGAACTTGTTCAACAGTGCGATGGTTTAATTGACAGCAACGCGCAATCACATCAATGGGTAAATCAAACGTATAAACCCCATCGGACTGAGGTTGATTTCCTAAACTGCGTTCTTGATAAACCAAAGCTCTTAACAGTGCCGCAACCGCTTGAGGAGGATAGGAACTACAATTGAGTAAATGATACTGAAATTTTTCTCGCAGTTCAAAAAATTTATCGTAACGCTCCCGCACCACTTCGCTATTCTCATAAATGGCTTTCAGGGTATCGAGGGGTAATTTAATCACCTCGGTGGTTTTGTAAGCTTCGACTAAACTGGGAAACGCCCGACTCATCTGGCCAAAACTAAAAGGAAGATTTCTCATCCCAAAACATCCCCCCGGATAGCTAATGGTAATAATCCGGTCTAGGGGGGTACTGCGGATAATAATTGGCCCCCCACTCATAATAATGTAGAGAACATCTAAAAAAATATTAGGACGAAAAGCCGTATATACAGGACGGTTAGAATACAGCTTTTCTACAGCGAGGTCTGGGGAAAGATACTGAGCCAGCCAGTTAATCTCTAAGTCTCGAAAGAGGTAGTTACTCTCAATCAAAAGTTTTGCTAACTCGACTTCAGGTGTTGAAGGTGCTTGTGCTGCCATATTGTACTTTCCTACTGTCTCTCTCTATCTTGACATGGCGAAGGCATTTGCTTACAAACTCAAATCCTCAAGAGGATTCCTGTAACCCAGTTTCATACTCTAAAAATCCCTTTAAATAATGCCTTAACGAGGATATAACGGCGACACCTGCGAAATTTTATTAGAACAACCCGCCCCATGGCGCGTCTCTACTCAATCTGTTCCCTGTTCCCTGTTCCAGAGAGGGGTTTTTTGTGGGGAGGATGATGATCACAACCCGGAAATTTTACAAAAAATAACAGTCAGGGTAAAACCGCTTGTGAAATTGTCACATCCGTTACATAATGGAATCCATCTTTTCTCTAAATCGAGGGAAGATTTTGGGGACGCGGAAAAAACTGGAACAATCTCCCCGGTGAGAACCGACATTAATAGAGATAGTGGTGATATCAAGATCATTCTCATCCTAGCCGCACCCAAAGATTCTATGTAATCATCAACCCAGAGGAGAGGTTGACATGAAAATTATTCAAGGATACAACCCATCACAACCCGTTTCCCTGACCAAAATCCGTAAAGTCAGGGGTGTAACCATTGTGGAAAAATCAGGGGATCATCTGTATGTATTACCGGATGAAAATCACGCTAAACCT encodes:
- a CDS encoding adenylate/guanylate cyclase domain-containing protein; its protein translation is MNINKEELIGDVLIVDDNIDNIRFLSNFLTQQGYQVRKAINGEVGLMAARTVIPDLILLDINMPGIGGYEVCQQLKADERTRLTPVIFLSAGDDITDKVKAFKVGGIDYITKPFQLEEVLIRIQTQLHLKVLQKKLQTQNEALQQTVASLQTVTTNLEQSQAELQALFRAMTESILVFDAEGHYLKIATPNTKLLYKPYQQRLGKKLHEILPKKPADILLSAIQKALETQSQIEVEYRLILNYKKTDLCANLSPISSTSVLCVIRDISDRKRREEALKLIVEGTAAKTGHEFFRSCVRGLAEILGVRYTFVTECATPEKTRARTLAFWLQNNFIDNIEYDLKGTPCYEVIENKEYSCYSDDIINWFPENQDLVELKARSYAGIPLIDSTGNVIGHLAVLDTNPMQDDQTRELVLRIFAARAGAELERQITDRALQESQERSERLLLNILPSTIAERLKQDTRAIAEQFEEVTILFADIVGFTSLSTRVKPDELVNILNEIFSAFDELTEKHGLEKIKTIGDAYMAVGGLPLPNINHAESVAQMALDMQGAIAHFEAKYNEPLQMRIGINTGSVVAGVIGMKKFIYDLWGDAVNVASRMESSGLPGKIQVTEATYERLKNHYIFEQRGQVEVKGKGEMTTYWLLQRPPGNFITGRTIS
- a CDS encoding cyclic nucleotide-binding domain-containing protein; this encodes MAAQAPSTPEVELAKLLIESNYLFRDLEINWLAQYLSPDLAVEKLYSNRPVYTAFRPNIFLDVLYIIMSGGPIIIRSTPLDRIITISYPGGCFGMRNLPFSFGQMSRAFPSLVEAYKTTEVIKLPLDTLKAIYENSEVVRERYDKFFELREKFQYHLLNCSSYPPQAVAALLRALVYQERSLGNQPQSDGVYTFDLPIDVIARCCQLNHRTVEQVLKGMQKVKLIEVAKSNDTSEDIIRVLDPEELKSTYSATRDKVSWWPLK